Proteins found in one Triticum aestivum cultivar Chinese Spring chromosome 4D, IWGSC CS RefSeq v2.1, whole genome shotgun sequence genomic segment:
- the LOC123096178 gene encoding glycosyltransferase family 92 protein Os08g0121900: MAHHRRRSCLRRVLTIAGGVSAGLLLLAGGHTYAHGQFFSPGSLPLGLGLGADRSPPFAPPPFALSPLPPYLLSDPEADASPPQPEADLPRRLLPLHRSPPPYLLSDSEADAEPPQPETNLPRRLRPLHRSRPPSPFLGLDSEADRSYDDADAVLLPDWEVLVLTDAEPGAKATCAFQGGASSPASALGRLPGSGRHAYVCPMPEPARSLQPLQAPVLLPTSASSADCPGRTLLNWTGRIAFSSATLDSGDVLVFAKGVNHVAGGVQCLYRCCGETHAVVASFPAITSVQQVTRCPAPPVHLNSRNTEFRVTVAATGEDPIPALATYRPRQSESGLPVAPEKNLICACTMIHNVSMFLREWVLYHAAVGVDHFILYDNGSKDDLADQVAQLRSAGIKISTVPWPWIKMQEAGFSHCAATHQSSCKWMAFIDVDEFVFSPNWERSEKPTKSMLEAIVQVDPDVGQVHLWCFDFGPSGQTSHPQEGVIQGYTCRLKQILRHKSLVLLAAVDHSLENAIHHFTLKAGFKSIRSMQARVNHYKYQAWPEFKHKFKRRVSTYVADWRDPINLQSADRAPGLGTDGVEPVGWAQRYCDIKDNLLQQLSARWFGSGLGSQGSQDT; encoded by the coding sequence ATGGCGCATCACCGGCGCCGCAGCTGCCTGCGCCGTGTCCTCACCATCGCCGGCGGTGTGTCAGCCGGCCTCCTCCTGCTCGCCGGCGGCCATACCTACGCCCACGGTCAGTTCTTCTCGCCGGGCTCGCTGCccctcggcctcggcctcggcgccGACCGCTCGCCGCCCTTCGCCCCGCCGCCCTTCGCTCTCTCGCCGCTGCCGCCCTACCTCCTCTCAGATCCGGAGGCCGATGCCTCGCCCCCGCAGCCGGAAGCCGACCTCCCGCGGCGCCTTCTGCCCCTCCACCGCTCGCCGCCGCCCTACCTCCTCTCAGATTCAGAGGCCGACGCTGAGCCGCCGCAGCCGGAAACCAACCTCCCGCGGCGCCTTCGGCCCCTCCATCGCTCGCGGCCGCCCTCGCCTTTCCTGGGCTTGGACTCGGAGGCTGATCGCTCGTACGACGACGCGGATGCTGTCTTGCTCCCGGACTGGGAGGTTCTTGTCCTGACTGACGCTGAGCCTGGCGCCAAGGCGACGTGCGCCTTCCAGGGCGGAGCGTCGTCCCCGGCGAGCGCGCTCGGGAGGCTGCCGGGGTCGGGCCGCCACGCCTACGTCTGCCCAATGCCCGAGCCTGCCCGGAGCCTCCAGCCGCTCCAAGCGCCCGTGCTGCTCCCCACCTCGGCTTCCTCTGCCGATTGCCCTGGCCGCACATTGCTGAACTGGACTGGCCGGATCGCGTTCAGCTCTGCAACTCTCGACAGTGGCGATGTTCTTGTCTTTGCAAAGGGCGTCAACCATGTTGCTGGCGGTGTCCAATGCCTGTATCGCTGCTGCGGCGAGACCCATGCCGTGGTGGCCTCCTTCCCGGCCATCACGTCCGTACAGCAGGTTACCCGGTGCCCTGCTCCACCGGTCCATCTGAACTCCAGGAACACAGAGTTCCGTGTCACCGTGGCAGCCACGGGCGAGGATCCGATCCCCGCACTTGCAACTTATCGTCCACGGCAGAGTGAAAGTGGCTTGCCGGTGGCACCGGAAAAGAACCTGATTTGTGCATGCACTATGATTCACAACGTCTCAATGTTTCTTCGCGAATGGGTGCTGTATCatgccgctgtcggggtggaccacTTCATCCTGTACGACAATGGAAGTAAGGATGACTTGGCAGATCAAGTTGCCCAGTTGAGGTCTGCCGGAATCAAAATCTCTACCGTTCCTTGGCCGTGGATCAAAATGCAGGAAGCCGGCTTCTCCCATTGTGCTGCAACGCACCAGAGCTCTTGCAAGTGGATGGCCTTCATTGATGTCGACGAGTTCGTTTTTTCGCCGAACTGGGAACGATCTGAGAAACCGACAAAATCGATGCTTGAGGCGATTGTTCAGGTTGATCCAGATGTCGGGCAGGTACATCTGTGGTGCTTTGATTTTGGCCCCTCTGGCCAAACATCACACCCACAGGAGGGTGTCATCCAAGGATACACATGCCGTCTGAAGCAGATTCTGCGTCACAAATCGCTTGTTCTACTTGCTGCAGTGGACCATTCTTTGGAGAATGCGATTCACCACTTCACACTGAAGGCTGGTTTCAAAAGTATACGGAGCATGCAGGCACGTGTGAACCATTACAAGTATCAGGCATGGCCCGAGTTCAAGCATAAGTTCAAACGACGAGTGTCCACCTACGTGGCTGACTGGAGAGATCCGATCAACCTTCAGTCTGCTGACCGGGCCCCCGGCTTAGGAACTGATGGAGTCGAACCGGTTGGTTGGGCGCAAAGGTATTGCGACATCAAGGATAACCTGCTTCAGCAATTGAGCGCAAGGTGGTTCGGTAGTGGATTGGGAAGTCAGGGATCTCAGGATACTTAG